One Primulina eburnea isolate SZY01 chromosome 4, ASM2296580v1, whole genome shotgun sequence genomic window, AGCTCGGTTTGATGATGTTAGGTCAACAGTCGAAAGGTAAAATTTCGGTGGTATTTAACTTTCTCATTTAGACATTTGTAATTTTTCTGTGTGAATAATGTAGGTCGAGACTTTTCTTACCTCATTCTgtctttatttttcttatttttttggaattttttttaaaatattttatcttggGTTCTTGTATGTAGTATGCTCGAAAAGAGAAGCATGAGCTATGCTGATGGTCCAATCCCGCTTCCAGTGGATAATTCATTTCTTGTAGATAATGTTCAAAGGATATGTATATGTGATTCAGGTATAGcggattattttattaaatcatttttattgGTTCAAATTTGGTTTTTTTAGAAAGAGATCTGGAAATGAAAGGAGGATTTCCACATTCTTTCATGGTTATTTGCATTAAAATACTTGAAAATTAAGATGCAGCTATAAACTCTGATTCCTTTTCTCGTTTTGTTGTTTATAGACATGTGGGTCGAAAAGAACGATATTCTACTGTTCTGGCAAGTCAGACCGGTCATCCATGTTTTTCAGGTCAGTTTTATGATTGTAGCTGATCGTTAGCACAACTGCTGATTTTATCTCTTGAttgtatgtattttattaaagcCTTGAAAAATGAATCCTCATCCTGGTACCAAGTCCATTTATAACAGCAAACACAATTTACCGACCCTTTCTATATTAggcatgatttagattgtttataagTATCTGTAGGAACATCGTTAGTTTGATGACTAGTTATCTCGGACCTTGATTGCATGAAGTGGACTGTAAACACCTTATATAGagtaaataaatcattttaaagcAAGAATCGTGGACAAAAAGGACTGTTTCCAGAAATAATTTTCAACCACCTTAACCTTTTGCCATTGGTACGGGTCAAATTCGACTTTTTTTTCAACAATTATTTCTGCAGTTGTCTAATTTTTGCAATTTCAGCTGAGTGAGGAAGGGCCTTGCGAGGAATTAAATAATGATGGCCAACATGCTAGTTTTAATGAATGGATTCTTCCAGCAAATGAATTTGATGGTCTGTGGGAAAGGTTTGTTGGGGAGTACCCCGTTTTAGGTTGATAAATGTAGAACCTTGATGtcatgtttattattattatttttattattgttatcattattttctttttgcagCTTAATTTATGAATCTGGCTTGAAGCAAAGGTTACTACGATATGCAGCGAGTGCATTGCTTTTTACTGAAAAGGGCGTGAATCCTTTTCTTGTGTCATGGAACCGGTGAGAGTCATTGTTTTTAGAAATATTTAACTACTGGTTTGAAATAGTACCATAAAGATTACATTTTTATGGTCAGAGTTCAAAGTCCAGAATACACACGAAAAAATCTGTTCTTTTGTTTAGTATAGCATTTGGTTCAAAACACAAATCATTTAGGATCAGAAAATGGCCATGTTTCTTGCATATTATTTCTTAATTCTTTAGATGTAATTCAGAAATCAGACATTGCACCTTTCTCTTGAGTTATGATGGGAAATGGGTTGAAAGTGGGTTGCTTTGCTGCTATAATGGGTTGGAAAGCGCTTCAATGCATGGCAGAAGTAGATATTATGATTTATGCATCAATAGGTGTTTAATGTCTTACTTAAAAGGGGTGTGTTTGTTAGAGTAAATTTGTCTGACTAAATTCTACAGAATTCTATAAGAATATTCCAGACGATTGCTGATCCTTTTTCAATGGTTATGCAGCATTGTTCTTCTTCATGGACCTCCTGGTACGGGGAAAACATCTCTGTGTAAAGCATTGGCACAAAAACTCTCCATACGCTTAAGCTCCAGGTATGATTAAAAACTGTTTTGTATGTTTAGCAGTCATTTCATATTTAGTCCATATTCAGTTACATTTCATCATTTCGGTTCAgcatttgatattgtttaaaaATTAGATACCCACAGTGTCAGTTGATCGAGGTTAATGCACATTCCTTGTTCAGTAAATGGTTTTCTGAAAGTGGCAAGCTGGTATGTCCACTGTCCTTTACATTCAATTTAACTTTTTTTCTTACTAGATTTCCTCACCCAAGGTTAGATTTTAGCtgtgttggaattgatataattaGAAATTCGGGGATTTAGCTTCCAAAATGGCCATCTAAGAGTAGATTCGAAAATTAATGTACTCCTGTCCCTGAGGGCCTGAATGTAcatgattatagattgttgatcTGAATATGGACAGAAATGACCTCAAACAGAGGACATCAACTAGAAGATAGATGGAAGTCTACAATTTCTCATGACAATGAAAAGCATGAGTCTGAGTTGTTTCCAGGGATACAAGGGCAGCTTCAGACCATAATAAGCAtcctatatttttctttaatttcatATGTTGATCATGTTATTATAATATCCTGATCCAGATAGcaataattttgagaaaatagcATTCCGTGTGCACTAGTTCTTCAGCTTAAAATTATTTACTACTCAATGAAACCAACTTGCAAGAAATCTTCCTTAAGTATAAGCCGCCATCATTGAATTGGTGCCTTTCAATACTTCGAATTTCAATTATCAAAATTTAAGTATGATGAGTTGTACAGTGTTCTTTTACACAGTTAAGGCCAATAACAGAGCATACCATATTATGTTTAAATTTGTGTTGAAGTTGCATGTTTATCAACTTCAACTGTGATGGGGGATACCACATGTTTAAGTTTTCCCAATCCTTACTGttgattgtttgttgttgttacatCATTGTGATTTCAGGTTGCAAAACTTTTCTCTAAGATTCAAGAAATGGTTGAAGAAGAAAACAATCTCGTATTTGTCTTGATTGGTAAGAAATTTTGATGGTATATTAATAATTGTCCTGGCCTAATTACCTTAAAGCGTGCCTTAATCTTTTTGAATGAAATACCTAGATGAAGTTGAAAGTTTAGCTGCCGCTAGGAAGGCTGCTTTGTCTGGATCTGAACCTTCTGATTCCATCCGGGTACATTTCTCACGCCATAAGAATATCCTCAAGTAACCAAGTGTGCATGTGAACCATTTATACCTTGAAATACTTAATATTGTCTCCCAGGTTGTCAACGCTCTCCTGACCCagatggacaagttgaagtccTCACCCAATGTGATAATTCTAACCACCTCAAATATAACTGCTGCTATAGGTAAGGTTATATTGCGTGTATGTGTGTATCAGATGTTTGTATGACACATTATCAGATTGCCTGCTTCATTTACCAAGCGTCATAGTCTTTATGCATTCAATTTCTTCTAATGCACAGTATCATACATAATGTCAGTTCGACCTCATTGAATTGATGAATTTCAACCGGTAACTGATTCACATCATTCTCGTTCAGTTGTGGAGGATTTGAAGTCTGGAGTTGATTATTGGCCTTTGTTTTGCATGGGAACTGACAAAGTTTGTTcattaaaaattgaaaataaaagaaaCTTTAGTATAGTTACGAGACAGATGGAATAATCAGATCCCCCTACAGAAGACAATCACGGGTCCATATTTGGGTGATGAGACAAGTATTAAATTATTCATCATAAATCTGCCCTTTGTTAAGAAAATGACACCACGGCAATGCAACTATGTTTTGCCTTTCCAAGTTTGATGCAAGTACGGTAACAGTTAAAAGTTAAACTCCATCATaagaccaactgaactgaagcTTTCGGTGGCGCACGTTTATATGAGAATCTAAGTTTTCAAAGAAGGGATTGAGATTGCTGCAACTGTTGGCTAAATTCTCTTTTCTTTTCCTCATATTTTCTACATTGAAGTTCATCCATGTGGTTTTCCTTAATTTTTGCACCCACTCAACTTCATCACTCAAGCTTCTACCATCCTTAAATGTTATGTTTTTCTTGATTAAACATCTGACAAATGCTGAAGTTGAAGTTATACGCAAATATGTTAATTTCTTTATTTTGTTTGCTGGAAACACATTATGTAAGTTCGGAAAACCCATGTGCCAAGTGCTTGAACTTCCATCATTTTGTGGATGCAGATATTGCTTTCGTGGATCGAGCTGATATAAAGGCATATGTGGGACCTCCAACTCTCCAAGCACGCTTTGAAATTTTAAGATCTTGCTTGCTTGAACTTATGCGGACTGGAATATTATCAGATTCCCAGGTCCAGGTACATATTCTCAAGGATGAGTTATAGTCTTCTTAAATCTTGATTGATTGACATTGCTGTAAATGTTGAAATAGATTCATATATCTTCCGGCAAGTCCTTAATGGACTAACTTATCTTCCGGCAAGTGCTTAATGGaccaacttatatatatataattgtggTAACCTAGCTAGCAGCATACAAacatacatttttattttttgaaaaatgagGTGAAATGGGATTTTTATAATACCATTATATatagtatattttaaaaatcatttaccAGCTATTTTTCGATTCGTTTATATGTAACATATACTACAAAACAACGAAAATGATTTGTAATGTTTGTAGGTATACATACCTAAACGTGTATGGAAGCGCGGCCCAATTCGGTAAATTCAACTGACACTAGCCCAGCTCGGCCCATGATTTTGCTCATTTCGTTTTGCTTGATTTCCACCTCTCTCAACTTTGACGTAGGAGAAgaacaatgaaaaaatattgaaaCAACATTGGACAAATGTTTTTTTAGCTCGTAGTATATTTGAATATATTAAAACAAAAGGTTATTCACCCTTGATCTGAAGTtttttttatgtctgattttgacttcTGAGTACTCAGTGTTCTTAATTTGTTCAGCTGAGGTGTGTTTTATTGTACTATAATATCGATCACGGGATTTTTTCATTCAGAATTGCCAAATTACCATGCTTCAATGGGTGGATTACTGTTTCGATGATTTGGAAATGTGGAATATGTATATTTTTGCCACGGCAATTTAAGGGAAATCTGATGTAGTTGATGGCAGAAAGAAAACCATTCGACTCAACGCTATGGGGTTGGGGATAAGTCTTTGGAATGGACTAAACTATGTTGATACTTGGTGTATTAGTTGGAATAGACTGACTGGTCACTGCAGTTCTGCAAATCTTTTAGTAAGATATGGTATTCATGCAGGATGGTGATCTCCTTCTTCACAGTTTTACTAGTCTTAAAGAGCAGCTAAATTCGACAACGGGAGCAATGGAGTCCGCAGCCCCATTAAATTTGTCTAAACAATTGCTTGAAGTTGCAGAAGCATGCAAGGTAACTTCATTTACTTATTTTGTACATCCATCAAAGTCTCAGTATCAGGATTTTCCACCTAAAACTTGGGAGTGTTTCTATCTTGTCTGCGACTAGAAATTAAAATTgcaggaaattttgaattttatgattTCGAGCAAAAGGTTCTCATTTTCTTCATCTTCCCTGCGTGGATTTGAAGCATAGTTTTGAACAATCTTGGAAACAAAAGAAATGCTAAACTACAAGTCCCAAGGTTATTTTTTTCCCTGAAATGTCATTAAAATTTAATCACCCAAAACTTAAGCGAAAACCAAACATTTCATCATAGTTCTGTCCATACAGCAAGAGCGTCCCATACGTGGAATAAATTTCAAGCAAATATCTTTCTCAGATTTCAGCTCCTCCCAAGTCCACCGTTTGGGATACATTTGCTAGTTATATATTTCAATCTGCAGGGTTTAAGTGGAAGAACACTCAGAAAACTTCCATTTTTGGCACACGCGGCCCTTGCAAATCCTTTTACCTGTGGACCAGACAAATTCTTGCGGAAGATGATAGAAACAGCAAAACGAGAATGTTCTGAGACGCCCGACTGACTGAATTACGATTAATTTTCGCAACACCACCACTTTCAACATCAAGGTTCTCATTCAAATATGTCAGGACCATGTTTCAGAAACTGAACAAATGAAAGCTACACAGAACACAGAAAGCTGCCATTAAGGGTCGCTCGACCCATCAGTTATATGCCCATAAATTTCCTGGAAAGGGTTACAGAAATGGAGTATTAATCCATTATTTGTATCAGACAAATTAGCTCAATTGCCAAATT contains:
- the LOC140829368 gene encoding pachytene checkpoint protein 2 homolog: MTAAETSVPMDITMQNPAQCGVLEQDAAVTEPPAASSARPPDPPIFNEDKVLVSVEVLLKPSSTARFDDVRSTVESMLEKRSMSYADGPIPLPVDNSFLVDNVQRICICDSDMWVEKNDILLFWQVRPVIHVFQLSEEGPCEELNNDGQHASFNEWILPANEFDGLWESLIYESGLKQRLLRYAASALLFTEKGVNPFLVSWNRIVLLHGPPGTGKTSLCKALAQKLSIRLSSRYPQCQLIEVNAHSLFSKWFSESGKLVAKLFSKIQEMVEEENNLVFVLIDEVESLAAARKAALSGSEPSDSIRVVNALLTQMDKLKSSPNVIILTTSNITAAIDIAFVDRADIKAYVGPPTLQARFEILRSCLLELMRTGILSDSQVQDGDLLLHSFTSLKEQLNSTTGAMESAAPLNLSKQLLEVAEACKGLSGRTLRKLPFLAHAALANPFTCGPDKFLRKMIETAKRECSETPD